Proteins encoded within one genomic window of Actinoplanes octamycinicus:
- a CDS encoding quinone oxidoreductase family protein, which translates to MRAIQVSEVGGPEVLRLVDADQPVPGPGQAVVEVAASGVNYLDVYHRQGRYTLPMPFTPGTEGAGTVVEIGPGVADVAVGDRVGWVEIPGTYAEQAVVDASRLVPLPDGVDFEAAAAVLLQGMTAHYLVKDAYPVQPGDTVLVHAAAGGMGLLLTQLITHLGGRVIGTTSTPEKAELARRAGAAEVILYSAVDDLAAEVKRLNGGQGLPVVFDGVGRDTFDASLASLRTRGHLVLFGAASGAVPPFDPIRLAQGGSLTLIRPSLGHFVADRSELLSRAADVLEWVRTKALEVTVTARYPLAEVAQAHRDLEARRTTGKLLVIP; encoded by the coding sequence ATGCGAGCGATTCAGGTTTCCGAAGTGGGCGGCCCCGAGGTGCTGCGGCTGGTCGATGCTGATCAACCGGTGCCGGGTCCAGGTCAGGCGGTCGTGGAGGTTGCCGCGTCCGGCGTCAACTACCTCGACGTCTACCACCGCCAGGGCCGGTACACCCTCCCGATGCCCTTCACCCCGGGCACCGAGGGCGCGGGCACGGTCGTCGAAATTGGACCGGGTGTCGCGGACGTCGCTGTGGGAGACCGGGTCGGCTGGGTGGAGATTCCCGGCACCTATGCTGAGCAAGCTGTCGTGGACGCCTCCCGGCTCGTGCCACTGCCCGACGGCGTCGACTTCGAGGCCGCCGCCGCGGTGCTGCTGCAGGGCATGACGGCGCACTATCTCGTCAAGGACGCCTACCCGGTTCAGCCAGGCGACACGGTGCTCGTGCACGCTGCTGCCGGTGGCATGGGGCTTTTGCTGACTCAGCTCATCACCCATCTCGGCGGCAGGGTGATCGGCACGACCTCGACGCCGGAGAAAGCCGAGCTGGCGCGGCGCGCCGGGGCGGCCGAGGTGATCCTTTACTCGGCAGTGGATGACCTCGCGGCCGAGGTGAAGCGGCTCAATGGCGGCCAAGGACTGCCTGTCGTCTTCGACGGCGTCGGCAGGGACACCTTTGATGCGAGCCTGGCCAGCCTACGAACCCGCGGGCACCTGGTACTCTTCGGCGCCGCGAGTGGTGCCGTGCCACCGTTCGACCCCATCCGGCTCGCCCAGGGTGGTTCGTTGACCCTGATCCGGCCAAGCCTCGGGCACTTTGTCGCCGATCGGTCCGAGTTGCTCTCGCGTGCCGCCGACGTGCTCGAATGGGTGCGCACCAAGGCGCTTGAGGTCACCGTGACGGCCCGTTACCCGCTTGCCGAGGTCGCCCAGGCTCACCGTGATCTGGAGGCTCGGCGTACCACCGGCAAGCTACTCGTCATCCCATAG
- a CDS encoding epoxide hydrolase family protein, whose product MTTTEHQAGSSIRPFTVQIPKDTLDDLQRRLAATRWPTRELVGDRTQGVQLAPLQALRQYWATEYDGRRVESRLNALPQFITEIDGVDIHFVHVRSQHQHALPLIMTHGWPGSVIEMLDSVGPLTDPTAHGGTAADAFHLVLPSLPGYGFSGEPAEVGWDLARTARAWAELMRRLGYGRYVAQGGDVGAGVTDAMGRLGPDGLAGIHTNLLVPALNDPASLPQNTEAERAALAAIKTFQTSGNGYFVEMATRPQTIGYALLDSPVALAAWMIDHDTDAYYKIARAFVDGQPSGNLTRDHILDNITAYWLTGTGASAARSYWEAYGPDAPAAGSRPLPPPRIPVGFSTFPGEIWRTPRSWAEQAYPTLSYFDEAEHGGHFAAWEEPQLFAAHLRAAFRPLR is encoded by the coding sequence ATGACTACGACCGAGCACCAGGCTGGAAGTTCGATCCGGCCCTTCACCGTGCAGATCCCCAAAGACACCCTCGACGATCTCCAGCGCCGCCTGGCGGCGACGCGGTGGCCGACCAGAGAGCTGGTCGGTGACCGCACACAGGGAGTGCAACTGGCCCCGCTGCAGGCGCTGCGCCAATACTGGGCGACCGAGTACGACGGGCGCCGGGTCGAATCCCGGCTGAACGCGTTACCGCAGTTCATCACCGAGATCGACGGCGTCGACATCCACTTCGTACACGTCCGGTCGCAGCATCAGCACGCGCTGCCGCTGATCATGACGCACGGCTGGCCGGGCTCGGTCATCGAGATGCTCGACTCCGTCGGCCCGCTCACCGACCCCACCGCGCACGGCGGCACCGCCGCGGACGCGTTTCACCTGGTGTTGCCGTCACTGCCCGGCTACGGCTTCTCCGGCGAGCCCGCCGAAGTCGGCTGGGACCTCGCCCGGACCGCGCGGGCCTGGGCGGAGCTGATGCGCCGGCTCGGCTACGGCCGGTACGTGGCCCAGGGCGGTGACGTCGGCGCCGGCGTCACCGACGCGATGGGCCGACTCGGCCCGGACGGGCTGGCCGGCATCCACACGAACCTGCTGGTCCCTGCGCTCAACGACCCCGCATCGCTGCCGCAGAACACCGAGGCGGAACGCGCGGCACTGGCCGCCATCAAGACCTTCCAGACCAGCGGAAACGGCTACTTCGTGGAGATGGCCACCCGGCCGCAGACCATCGGGTACGCGTTGCTGGACTCGCCGGTCGCCCTGGCCGCCTGGATGATCGACCACGACACCGACGCCTACTACAAGATCGCCCGCGCGTTCGTCGACGGGCAACCCTCCGGCAACCTCACCCGCGACCACATCCTCGACAACATCACCGCCTACTGGCTGACCGGCACGGGCGCGTCCGCAGCCCGCTCGTACTGGGAGGCGTACGGACCGGACGCGCCCGCCGCGGGTAGCCGGCCGCTCCCGCCGCCGCGGATCCCGGTCGGCTTCAGCACCTTCCCCGGCGAGATCTGGCGCACGCCGCGCAGCTGGGCCGAGCAGGCCTATCCCACACTCAGCTACTTCGACGAGGCCGAACACGGCGGCCACTTCGCCGCCTGGGAGGAACCGCAGCTGTTCGCGGCACACCTGCGAGCCGCCTTCCGCCCACTGCGATGA
- a CDS encoding alpha/beta hydrolase: protein MSDPATSPLPIVLIHGLWMTPRSWDRWVQHYQAKGHEVIAPAYPGFEIEVEALREKPEVITEASVPATLDHLTEVVESLNRPPIIMGHSFGGTFTQLLVNRGLGAAAVTIDSAPPEGVRVNPPSQIKSLFPVLRNPANRHRAVGFTKEQFHYAFANTVSREESDAAYDRLHVPAPGNWVWAYGLIANFKPGHQETWVDYDLDERAPLLFIAGGKDHLMPTAVVRSNFKKYRNSEAVTDFHEFPERSHFTGVEPGWEQVADYALEWAITHARTTPS from the coding sequence ATGAGCGATCCGGCCACCAGCCCGCTGCCGATTGTGTTGATCCACGGGTTGTGGATGACTCCGCGCAGTTGGGACCGCTGGGTGCAGCATTACCAGGCGAAGGGTCATGAGGTGATCGCGCCGGCGTATCCGGGATTCGAGATCGAAGTCGAGGCCTTGCGGGAGAAACCTGAGGTGATCACCGAGGCATCCGTTCCCGCGACACTCGATCATCTGACGGAGGTGGTGGAGAGCCTGAACCGGCCGCCGATCATCATGGGCCATTCCTTCGGCGGAACCTTCACCCAGCTCCTGGTCAACCGCGGTTTGGGCGCCGCCGCGGTGACGATCGACTCGGCACCGCCCGAGGGCGTACGGGTGAATCCTCCGTCGCAGATCAAATCCCTGTTCCCGGTCCTGAGGAACCCGGCCAACCGGCACCGGGCGGTGGGTTTCACCAAGGAACAGTTCCACTACGCCTTCGCCAACACGGTCAGCCGCGAAGAGTCCGACGCCGCGTACGACCGGCTGCACGTCCCGGCGCCGGGCAACTGGGTGTGGGCGTACGGCCTGATCGCCAACTTCAAACCCGGCCACCAGGAAACCTGGGTCGACTACGACCTCGACGAGCGGGCCCCACTGCTGTTCATCGCCGGCGGCAAGGACCACCTGATGCCGACCGCCGTCGTCCGTTCCAACTTCAAGAAGTACCGCAACTCCGAAGCCGTCACGGACTTCCACGAGTTCCCGGAGCGCTCGCACTTCACCGGCGTCGAACCCGGCTGGGAGCAGGTGGCCGACTATGCCCTCGAGTGGGCGATCACCCACGCACGAACCACACCGTCCTGA